CTTCGATTATCCTTAAAGAAGTCGGAAGTAGTATTTTAGACGGAAAGTATTCTGTGCTGATATTTGTACGAGTGTTCGGTAGAAATGGAAAGAGAATAGGGGAAGTGAAACATATTACAAGCGGTAATAAGGAAAAGCTGGACTCCGTTATTTCCGATAGTTCCGCCGGGATTGTAAAGCGAATTAGAGAATTGGTTAAAAATGATTAAATTAGAACTACAAAAAGTTAAATCATATCTTACTCTTCGCAGTTATCTTATTATTGGCTCTGTGTTACTCGGACTAATCTGTATTTTTGGATATTTGGTAATATCCAAAAAATCGGAAGTAAAAGCTCTGCTATCGGATGCGCTTACAAGCTATAAGTCGAACGATTTGCCGAAAGCAAAGGGTCTCATGCTTAGAGTTATTGAAGTTGATTCGAGTAACCCTGAGGCATACTTTCTTTTGGGAAAAATAGAATATTATTCTAAAAATTTCTCAGATTCTTTAGTAAGCTTTGAGAATTGTGTCTCTTCGGACCCGAAAAGGGTCGATTGTATGATCTGGAAAGCGAAAGCGATCTATCTAGTAGGAAAAGACGTGAAAGCCTTCGATAAAGCCGTAAATGAAATTCGAAGTATGGGCATAGAAAGCCCCGAGGTATTCCATTTGGATGGTTTGCGTTACGAGTTAACCGGAAAATTGGATAAGGCAATCGAAAGCTACAATCGAGCGGTCGATATGTCCTCTGCAATATCTCCAACTTTAATCCGTTTGGAAGAAATTTATACAAGAGCAGGATTCAAATCCAAAGCCAATAAATTTCACATGCTTAATGAAGCTATAATAGAAT
This region of Leptospira andrefontaineae genomic DNA includes:
- a CDS encoding tetratricopeptide repeat protein; this encodes MIKLELQKVKSYLTLRSYLIIGSVLLGLICIFGYLVISKKSEVKALLSDALTSYKSNDLPKAKGLMLRVIEVDSSNPEAYFLLGKIEYYSKNFSDSLVSFENCVSSDPKRVDCMIWKAKAIYLVGKDVKAFDKAVNEIRSMGIESPEVFHLDGLRYELTGKLDKAIESYNRAVDMSSAISPTLIRLEEIYTRAGFKSKANKFHMLNEAIIEYNDPSISRR